One genomic region from Streptomyces sp. Li-HN-5-11 encodes:
- the uvrC gene encoding excinuclease ABC subunit UvrC, producing the protein MADPSSYRPKPGDIPDSPGVYRFRDEHRRVIYVGKAKSLRQRLANYFQDLANLHPRTRSMVTTAASVEWTVVSTEVEALQLEYSWIKEYDPRFNVKYRDDKSYPYLAVTMNEEFPRVQVMRGHKKKGVRYFGPYAHAWAIRDTVDLLLRVFPVRTCSAGVFKNAGRTGRPCLLGYIGKCSAPCVGRISAEDHRELAEDFSDFMAGRTGTYLRRLEKQMMAAAEEMEYERAARLRDDIEALKKAMEKNAVVLADATDADLVAVAEDELEAAVQIFHVRGGRVRGQRGWVTDKVEEITTGALVEHALQQLYGEETGDAVPKEVLVPALPDPVEPVQQWLTDRRGSGVSLRIPQRGDKRALMETVERNAQQALALHKTRRASDLTTRSRALEEIAEALDLDSAPLRIECFDISHLQGDDVVASMVVFEDGLQRKSEYRRFQIKGFEGQDDVRSMHEVITRRFRRYLAEKEKTGEWADGEAARADGSAGADGSPNGFPSGPVGAFTEDDGRPKRFAYPPQLVVVDGGQPQVAAARRALDELGVDDIAVCGLAKRLEEVWLPGEDDPVVLPRTSEGLYLLQRIRDEAHRFAITYQRTKRAKRIRSSPLDEVPGLGETRKQALIKHFGSVKKLRSATIDQICEVPGIGRKTAETIAVALARAVPAAPAVNTATGEIMEDVEEVAPETTAGATGEPVPAGAPDERRGQET; encoded by the coding sequence CCAAGCCGGGAGACATCCCGGACTCTCCCGGGGTCTACAGGTTCCGCGACGAGCACCGCCGGGTGATCTACGTCGGAAAGGCCAAGAGCCTGCGCCAGCGCCTGGCGAACTACTTCCAGGACCTGGCGAACCTGCACCCCCGCACGCGCTCCATGGTGACCACGGCCGCGTCCGTGGAGTGGACCGTGGTGTCCACGGAGGTCGAGGCCCTGCAGCTGGAGTACTCCTGGATCAAGGAGTACGACCCCCGGTTCAACGTCAAGTACCGCGACGACAAGAGCTACCCGTACCTCGCGGTGACGATGAACGAGGAGTTCCCGCGCGTGCAGGTGATGCGCGGCCACAAGAAGAAGGGCGTGCGCTACTTCGGGCCGTACGCGCACGCGTGGGCCATCCGCGACACCGTCGACCTCCTCCTGCGCGTCTTCCCCGTGCGCACCTGCTCGGCGGGTGTCTTCAAGAACGCCGGCCGCACCGGCCGCCCCTGCCTCCTCGGCTACATCGGCAAGTGCTCCGCGCCCTGCGTCGGCCGGATCTCCGCCGAGGACCACCGGGAACTGGCCGAGGATTTCAGCGACTTCATGGCCGGCCGCACGGGCACATACCTGCGCCGCCTGGAGAAGCAGATGATGGCGGCGGCCGAGGAGATGGAATACGAGCGGGCCGCCCGTCTGCGCGACGACATCGAGGCACTGAAGAAGGCCATGGAGAAGAACGCGGTCGTGCTCGCCGACGCGACCGACGCCGACCTCGTCGCCGTCGCCGAGGACGAACTGGAGGCCGCCGTCCAGATCTTCCACGTGCGTGGCGGACGCGTGCGAGGTCAGCGCGGCTGGGTGACCGACAAGGTGGAGGAGATCACCACCGGCGCTCTCGTCGAGCACGCCCTGCAGCAGCTGTACGGGGAGGAGACCGGGGACGCCGTCCCCAAGGAGGTCCTCGTACCCGCCCTGCCCGACCCGGTCGAGCCGGTCCAGCAGTGGCTCACCGACCGCCGCGGCTCCGGCGTCTCCCTGCGCATCCCGCAGCGCGGCGACAAGAGGGCCCTGATGGAGACCGTGGAGCGCAACGCCCAGCAGGCCCTCGCCCTGCACAAGACCAGGCGTGCCTCCGACCTGACCACCCGTTCGCGGGCCCTGGAGGAGATCGCCGAAGCCCTCGACCTGGACAGCGCCCCGCTGAGGATCGAGTGCTTCGACATCTCCCATCTGCAGGGTGACGACGTGGTGGCCTCCATGGTCGTCTTCGAGGACGGCCTGCAGCGCAAGAGCGAGTACCGCCGCTTCCAGATCAAGGGCTTCGAGGGCCAGGACGACGTCCGCTCCATGCACGAGGTGATCACCCGCCGGTTCCGGCGGTATCTGGCCGAGAAGGAGAAGACCGGAGAGTGGGCGGACGGCGAGGCGGCCCGGGCCGACGGCTCCGCAGGCGCAGACGGCTCACCCAACGGGTTTCCCAGTGGTCCCGTCGGCGCCTTCACCGAGGACGACGGGCGCCCCAAGCGCTTCGCCTACCCGCCGCAGCTCGTCGTCGTCGACGGCGGGCAGCCACAGGTCGCGGCCGCCCGGCGGGCCCTGGACGAGCTCGGTGTCGACGACATCGCCGTGTGCGGTCTGGCCAAGCGCCTGGAGGAGGTGTGGCTGCCCGGCGAGGACGACCCGGTGGTCCTGCCCCGCACCAGCGAGGGCCTGTACCTGCTGCAGCGCATCCGTGACGAGGCCCACCGGTTCGCCATCACCTATCAGCGCACCAAGCGGGCCAAGCGCATCCGCTCCAGCCCGCTGGACGAGGTGCCGGGCCTGGGCGAGACACGCAAGCAGGCGCTGATCAAGCATTTCGGCTCGGTGAAGAAGCTGCGATCCGCGACAATCGACCAGATCTGCGAGGTTCCCGGCATAGGTCGCAAAACGGCCGAGACGATCGCCGTGGCCCTCGCCCGGGCGGTCCCGGCCGCACCCGCCGTCAACACGGCGACTGGAGAGATCATGGAAGACGTGGAGGAAGTGGCACCCGAGACGACGGCGGGTGCCACGGGGGAGCCCGTTCCCGCGGGCGCCCCGGACGAACGACGGGGGCAGGAGACATGA
- the rapZ gene encoding RNase adapter RapZ yields the protein MTEHEAHPTAEREQAHEETREDQPRHAVQEDGAQVSTGIDTAGVPEAAIPELVIISGMSGAGRSTAAKCLEDLGWFVVDNLPPALIPTMVELGARSQGNVARIAVVVDVRGRRFFDNLRESLADLEAKNVTRRIVFLESSDEALVRRFESVRRPHPLQGDGRIVDGIAAERELLRELRGDADLVIDTSSLNVHELRAKMDAQFAGEEEPELRATVMSFGFKYGLPVDADLVADMRFLPNPHWVPELRPYTGLNHEVAAYVFNQPGAKEFLDRYAELLRLIAAGYRREGKRYVTIAIGCTGGKHRSVAMSEKLAARLAAEGVETVVVHRDMGRE from the coding sequence ATGACCGAGCACGAGGCGCACCCCACGGCGGAGCGAGAACAGGCTCACGAGGAAACGCGCGAGGATCAGCCGCGGCACGCGGTTCAGGAAGACGGAGCACAGGTGAGTACGGGCATCGACACGGCCGGCGTCCCCGAGGCGGCCATTCCCGAGCTGGTGATCATCTCCGGCATGTCCGGGGCCGGCCGGTCCACGGCCGCCAAGTGTCTGGAGGACCTCGGCTGGTTCGTGGTCGACAATCTGCCGCCGGCGCTGATCCCCACCATGGTGGAACTCGGCGCCCGCTCGCAGGGCAACGTCGCGCGCATCGCGGTCGTCGTCGACGTCCGCGGCCGCCGATTCTTCGACAACCTCCGCGAGTCCCTGGCGGACCTGGAGGCGAAGAACGTCACCCGGCGGATCGTCTTCCTGGAGTCCTCCGACGAAGCACTGGTACGCCGCTTCGAGTCGGTGCGCCGGCCCCACCCCCTGCAGGGCGACGGCCGTATCGTCGACGGCATCGCCGCCGAGCGCGAGCTGCTGCGCGAGCTGCGCGGTGACGCCGACCTGGTGATCGACACCTCCAGCCTCAACGTGCACGAGCTGCGCGCCAAGATGGACGCCCAGTTCGCCGGAGAGGAGGAGCCGGAGCTGCGGGCCACCGTGATGTCGTTCGGCTTCAAGTACGGCCTCCCGGTCGACGCCGACCTGGTCGCGGACATGCGGTTCCTGCCCAACCCCCACTGGGTCCCGGAGCTGCGCCCCTACACCGGCCTCAACCACGAGGTCGCCGCGTACGTCTTCAACCAGCCGGGCGCCAAGGAGTTCCTCGACCGCTACGCCGAGCTGCTGCGGCTCATCGCGGCCGGCTACCGCCGCGAGGGAAAGCGCTACGTCACCATCGCCATCGGCTGCACGGGCGGCAAGCACCGGTCGGTGGCCATGTCGGAGAAGCTCGCCGCGCGGCTCGCGGCCGAGGGCGTGGAGACGGTCGTCGTCCACCGGGACATGGGGCGCGAGTGA
- the yvcK gene encoding uridine diphosphate-N-acetylglucosamine-binding protein YvcK: protein MTGRTPRLSRLRRVVPEGPAGRQATEGRTARSAEVRGGRPRRRGAQPKVVALGGGMGLSASLAALRRITGDLTAVVTVADDGGSSGRLRDELGVLPPGDLRKALAALCGDDDWGQTWARVIQHRFTSQGDLHDHAVGNLLIVALWEQLGDHVQALDLVGKLLGAHGRVLPMSAVPLELQALVKGHDPDRPDDVDTVRGQATVALTPGEVQSVHLVPNDPPAVPEAVAAVLDADWVVLGPGSWFSSVIPHLLVPDLLDALVQTKARRVLSLNLAPQPGETEGFSPQRHLEVLGRHAPKLALDVVLADEAAVPDREVLTEAAKRFGAAVELAPVARRDGTPRHDPELLAAAYDRIFRMHGRIGPWR from the coding sequence GTGACCGGACGTACTCCGCGGCTGAGCAGGCTGCGCCGGGTGGTGCCCGAGGGACCTGCGGGCCGCCAGGCGACCGAGGGGCGCACGGCCCGCTCCGCCGAGGTCCGCGGCGGACGGCCGCGGCGCCGGGGCGCCCAGCCGAAAGTGGTCGCCCTCGGCGGCGGCATGGGCCTGTCCGCGTCGCTGGCCGCCCTGCGCCGGATCACCGGTGACCTCACCGCCGTCGTCACCGTGGCCGACGACGGCGGCTCCAGCGGGCGCCTGCGCGACGAACTGGGCGTGCTGCCGCCCGGCGACCTGCGCAAGGCGCTGGCCGCGCTGTGCGGCGACGACGACTGGGGCCAGACCTGGGCCCGCGTCATCCAGCACCGCTTCACCTCACAGGGCGACCTGCACGACCACGCGGTCGGCAATCTGCTGATCGTCGCCCTGTGGGAGCAGCTCGGCGACCACGTCCAGGCCCTGGACCTGGTCGGCAAGCTGCTGGGCGCGCACGGACGCGTGCTGCCCATGTCCGCCGTGCCGCTGGAGCTGCAGGCCCTCGTCAAGGGACACGACCCGGACCGGCCCGACGACGTCGACACCGTCCGCGGCCAGGCGACCGTCGCGCTCACGCCGGGGGAGGTGCAGTCGGTGCACCTCGTGCCCAACGACCCGCCTGCCGTCCCGGAGGCGGTGGCGGCCGTCCTGGACGCGGATTGGGTGGTGCTCGGCCCCGGCTCGTGGTTCTCCTCCGTCATCCCGCACCTGCTGGTGCCCGACCTTCTGGACGCACTCGTCCAGACCAAGGCCCGCCGGGTGCTCTCCCTCAACCTCGCTCCGCAGCCCGGAGAAACCGAGGGCTTCTCCCCGCAGCGTCATTTGGAGGTTTTGGGACGACACGCCCCTAAACTCGCCCTGGACGTGGTGCTGGCCGACGAGGCCGCCGTGCCCGACCGCGAAGTCCTCACCGAGGCCGCCAAGCGGTTCGGCGCCGCGGTCGAGCTGGCGCCGGTGGCCCGGAGAGACGGAACTCCGCGGCATGACCCGGAGCTGCTGGCCGCCGCGTACGACCGTATTTTTCGGATGCATGGAAGGATCGGCCCATGGCGATGA